The following coding sequences are from one Musa acuminata AAA Group cultivar baxijiao chromosome BXJ1-6, Cavendish_Baxijiao_AAA, whole genome shotgun sequence window:
- the LOC135676559 gene encoding poly [ADP-ribose] polymerase 2-like isoform X1 — protein MSAKLKVDELRAELSHRGLNTSGTKPTLVRRLDAALRKEKREAEASDKADSLTDGVSKGAKKRRKDAAGVSKGAKKRRKDAAGDAMVENAEEDEGGNKEEKRVTMTKKNGAVLDPFLPDHIKLSFHVLNKGEEMYSATLNQTNVGNNNNKFFVIQVLESDDGIRYMVYHRWGRVGVRGQDKLLGPYTSQEAAIHEFEKKFYDKTKNQWCLRKEFKCHPKCYTWLEMDYTDSENGTAPDKTCQSSSSQLRATKLDSRIAKFISLICNISMMKQQMLEIGYNAEKLPLGKLSKATILKGYDVLRRISEVIAQSDRKKLEELSGEFYTVIPHDFGFRKMREFVIDSPSKLKRKLEMVESLAEIEIATKLLKDDSETQVVLMLKDDPLYCRYEQLHCELSPIEADTNEFAMVKKYLLNTHAKTHSGYRVDIVQIFKVSRKGELERYGKFSSTKNRMLLWHGSRLTNWTGIFSQGLRIAPPEAPVTGYMFGKGVYFADMFSKSANYCCASSQSRDGVLLLCEVALGEMAELLAADYNADRLPKGKLSTKGVGATAPDILDSQILEDGVVVPLGTPKEQNNLQCSLLYNEYIVYNIEQIRMRYVIHVLFDFKN, from the exons ATGTCCGCGAAGCTCAAGGTCGACGAGCTCCGCGCCGAGCTCTCCCACCGCGGCCTCAATACCTCCGGGACGAAACCCACACTC GTCCGCCGGCTGGACGCCGCTCTCCGCAAGGAGAAAAGGGAAGCGGAGGCATCCGACAAGGCGGATTCTTTGACGGATGGCGTCTCCAAGGGCGCCAAGAAGAGGCGGAAAGATGCGGCTGGCGTCTCCAAGGGCGCCAAGAAGAGGCGGAAAGATGCGGCTGGCGATGCCATGGTGGAAAATGCCGAAG AGGACGAGGGGGGCAATAAGGAGGAGAAGCGGGTCACAATGACCAAAAAGAATGGCGCCGTGCTGGACCCCTTCCTCCCAGATCATATAAAGTTGAGCTTTCATGTCTTGAACAAG GGAGAGGAGATGTACAGTGCTACCCTAAATCAGACAAATGTTGGAAATAACAACAACAAGTTTTTTGTGATCCAGGTTCTAG AATCTGATGATGGTATAAGGTACATGGTTTACCATAGATGGGGTAGGGTCGGAGTAAGAGGTCAAGACAAGTTACTAGGTCCTTATACTTCTCAAGAAGCTGCGATACATGAATTTGAGAAGAAGTTTTATGACAAGACAAAGAACCAGTGGTGTCTTCGCAAAGAGTTTAAATGTCACCCAAAATGTTACACTTGGCTGGAAATGGATTATACCGATTCAGAAAATGGAACA GCACCCGATAAGACTTGTCAATCAAGTAGTAGTCAACTTCGTGCTACAAAACTTGATTCCCGTATTGCCAAGTTTATTTCCCTTATCTGCAATATCAGCATGATGAAGCAGCAAATGTTGGAAATAG GTTATAATGCTGAAAAGTTGCCACTTGGTAAGCTGAGTAAGGCTACAATTTTAAAG GGTTATGATGTTCTGAGAAGAATCTCAGAGGTGATTGCACAATCAGATAGGAAAAAATTGGAAGAACTGAGTGG GGAGTTCTACACTGTGATACCTCatgacttcggttttagaaagatGC GTGAGTTTGTTATCGACAGCCCTAGCAAATTAAAGAGAAAGCTAGAAATG GTTGAGAGCCTAGCTGAGATTGAGATTGCGACTAAACTTCTGAAGGATGATTCTGAGACACAG GTTGTTTTGATGTTGAAGGATGACCCTCTATATTGTCGTTATGAGCAACTGCATTGTGAACTATCACCAATTGAAGCTGATACCAATGAATTTGCTATG GTAAAGAAATATCTACTGAACACGCATGCCAAAACACACTCGGGTTATAGAGTTGATATCGTGCAGATATTTAAGGTTTCCAGGAAGGGTGAACTTGAACGCTATGGAAAG TTCTCTAGTACAAAGAATAGGATGCTTCTTTGGCATGGTTCTCGCCTCACCAATTGGACTGGCATCTTTTCACAAG GTTTGCGTATTGCTCCTCCAGAAGCACCAGTTACAGGTTACATGTTTGGAAAGGGAGTTTATTTTGCTGATATGTTCTCAAAAAGTGCAAATTATTGTTGTGCATCAAGTCAATCAAGGGATGGGGTGCTGCTTTTATGTGAG GTTGCGCTTGGTGAGATGGCTGAGCTACTAGCTGCTGATTATAATGCTGATCGCTTACCAAAGGGAAAACTAAG CACAAAAGGGGTTGGAGCCACAGCACCTGACATATTGGATTCCCAGATCCTTGAAGATGGCGTAGTTGTCCCTCTTGGAACACCAAAAGAACAAAATAATCTTCAG TGTAGTTTGCTATACAATGAATATATTGTGTACAACATAGAGCAGATTCGGATGCGGTATGTCATTCATGTACTTTTCGATTTCAAGAATTGA
- the LOC103988576 gene encoding universal stress protein PHOS34 gives MAAKAEDASTAEAVGKAVMVVGIDDSEHSFYALQWTLLHFFSPAVRPSGSYKLVIVTAKPTPTSVISVASPGATDVLPFVESDLRKISSQVIEKAKDICAAHSVLDVEYEVVEGDARNVLCEAVDKHHAEMLVVGSHGYGAIKRAVLGSVSDYCAHHAHCTVMIVKKPKPKH, from the exons ATGGCTGCAAAGGCGGAGGATGCGTCGACGGCGGAGGCGGTGGGGAAGGCGGTGATGGTGGTGGGCATCGACGATAGCGAGCACAGTTTCTACGCCCTCCAGTGGACCCTTCTCCACTTCTTCTCCCCTGCCGTCCGTCCCAGCGGGTCCTATAAGCTCGTGATCGTCACCGCCAAGCCCACGCCGACCTCCGTCATCAGCGTCGCCAGCCCTG GAGCGACCGATGTGCTGCCGTTTGTGGAGTCAGATCTGAGGAAGATTTCGTCGCAGGTGATCGAGAAAGCTAAGGATATCTGCGCCGCCCATTCG GTGCTTGATGTTGAATACGAAGTGGTGGAAGGAGATGCCAGAAACGTTCTGTGTGAGGCAGTGGACAAACACCATGCTGAAATGTTGGTTGTGGGAAGCCATGGATACGGAGCAATTAAAAG GGCTGTGTTGGGAAGTGTGAGTGATTACTGTGCTCATCATGCGCATTGCACTGTGATGATAGTGAAGAAGCCTAAGCCAAAGCACTAA
- the LOC135676559 gene encoding poly [ADP-ribose] polymerase 2-like isoform X2, with protein sequence MSAKLKVDELRAELSHRGLNTSGTKPTLVRRLDAALRKEKREAEASDKADSLTDGVSKGAKKRRKDAAGVSKGAKKRRKDAAGDAMVENAEEDEGGNKEEKRVTMTKKNGAVLDPFLPDHIKLSFHVLNKGEEMYSATLNQTNVGNNNNKFFVIQVLESDDGIRYMVYHRWGRVGVRGQDKLLGPYTSQEAAIHEFEKKFYDKTKNQWCLRKEFKCHPKCYTWLEMDYTDSENGTAPDKTCQSSSSQLRATKLDSRIAKFISLICNISMMKQQMLEIGYNAEKLPLGKLSKATILKGYDVLRRISEVIAQSDRKKLEELSGEFYTVIPHDFGFRKMREFVIDSPSKLKRKLEMVESLAEIEIATKLLKDDSETQDDPLYCRYEQLHCELSPIEADTNEFAMVKKYLLNTHAKTHSGYRVDIVQIFKVSRKGELERYGKFSSTKNRMLLWHGSRLTNWTGIFSQGLRIAPPEAPVTGYMFGKGVYFADMFSKSANYCCASSQSRDGVLLLCEVALGEMAELLAADYNADRLPKGKLSTKGVGATAPDILDSQILEDGVVVPLGTPKEQNNLQCSLLYNEYIVYNIEQIRMRYVIHVLFDFKN encoded by the exons ATGTCCGCGAAGCTCAAGGTCGACGAGCTCCGCGCCGAGCTCTCCCACCGCGGCCTCAATACCTCCGGGACGAAACCCACACTC GTCCGCCGGCTGGACGCCGCTCTCCGCAAGGAGAAAAGGGAAGCGGAGGCATCCGACAAGGCGGATTCTTTGACGGATGGCGTCTCCAAGGGCGCCAAGAAGAGGCGGAAAGATGCGGCTGGCGTCTCCAAGGGCGCCAAGAAGAGGCGGAAAGATGCGGCTGGCGATGCCATGGTGGAAAATGCCGAAG AGGACGAGGGGGGCAATAAGGAGGAGAAGCGGGTCACAATGACCAAAAAGAATGGCGCCGTGCTGGACCCCTTCCTCCCAGATCATATAAAGTTGAGCTTTCATGTCTTGAACAAG GGAGAGGAGATGTACAGTGCTACCCTAAATCAGACAAATGTTGGAAATAACAACAACAAGTTTTTTGTGATCCAGGTTCTAG AATCTGATGATGGTATAAGGTACATGGTTTACCATAGATGGGGTAGGGTCGGAGTAAGAGGTCAAGACAAGTTACTAGGTCCTTATACTTCTCAAGAAGCTGCGATACATGAATTTGAGAAGAAGTTTTATGACAAGACAAAGAACCAGTGGTGTCTTCGCAAAGAGTTTAAATGTCACCCAAAATGTTACACTTGGCTGGAAATGGATTATACCGATTCAGAAAATGGAACA GCACCCGATAAGACTTGTCAATCAAGTAGTAGTCAACTTCGTGCTACAAAACTTGATTCCCGTATTGCCAAGTTTATTTCCCTTATCTGCAATATCAGCATGATGAAGCAGCAAATGTTGGAAATAG GTTATAATGCTGAAAAGTTGCCACTTGGTAAGCTGAGTAAGGCTACAATTTTAAAG GGTTATGATGTTCTGAGAAGAATCTCAGAGGTGATTGCACAATCAGATAGGAAAAAATTGGAAGAACTGAGTGG GGAGTTCTACACTGTGATACCTCatgacttcggttttagaaagatGC GTGAGTTTGTTATCGACAGCCCTAGCAAATTAAAGAGAAAGCTAGAAATG GTTGAGAGCCTAGCTGAGATTGAGATTGCGACTAAACTTCTGAAGGATGATTCTGAGACACAG GATGACCCTCTATATTGTCGTTATGAGCAACTGCATTGTGAACTATCACCAATTGAAGCTGATACCAATGAATTTGCTATG GTAAAGAAATATCTACTGAACACGCATGCCAAAACACACTCGGGTTATAGAGTTGATATCGTGCAGATATTTAAGGTTTCCAGGAAGGGTGAACTTGAACGCTATGGAAAG TTCTCTAGTACAAAGAATAGGATGCTTCTTTGGCATGGTTCTCGCCTCACCAATTGGACTGGCATCTTTTCACAAG GTTTGCGTATTGCTCCTCCAGAAGCACCAGTTACAGGTTACATGTTTGGAAAGGGAGTTTATTTTGCTGATATGTTCTCAAAAAGTGCAAATTATTGTTGTGCATCAAGTCAATCAAGGGATGGGGTGCTGCTTTTATGTGAG GTTGCGCTTGGTGAGATGGCTGAGCTACTAGCTGCTGATTATAATGCTGATCGCTTACCAAAGGGAAAACTAAG CACAAAAGGGGTTGGAGCCACAGCACCTGACATATTGGATTCCCAGATCCTTGAAGATGGCGTAGTTGTCCCTCTTGGAACACCAAAAGAACAAAATAATCTTCAG TGTAGTTTGCTATACAATGAATATATTGTGTACAACATAGAGCAGATTCGGATGCGGTATGTCATTCATGTACTTTTCGATTTCAAGAATTGA